The following are from one region of the Bacteroidales bacterium genome:
- a CDS encoding lactate utilization protein, translated as MSTKPITYTDFVRSTEKVAFDREHRKKINYNISKYDAAVKNGKRQFSNLDLAKKKAAVIKYKVINELDRYLVEFEKNFEERGGKVIWALDAETAVKEVLNIAKKHKTKMVVKSKSMVTEEIELNKHLAKNKIEVVETDLGEFIVQQLGQAPYHIVTPAMHLSKEDVAKLFHEKFEMPENSSPEQITHFVRKLLREKFSQAEIGITGANFLIADTGSIAVNENEGNGMMTMSGPKIHIAITGIEKVIPSITDLDLFWPLLSTHGTGQRLSAYCSVINGPRQQNEADGPEAMYVILIDNGRTNLLAQPNQRRALTCIRCGACLNACPVYKNIGGHAYGTTYSGPIGAVIAPYMLDFEKFKHLSFASSLCGNCTEVCPVNINLHELLLHNRNDSVKRNTSTFYDKISMLVMKRFMMKRSRIDGASAGFKNKILRRFFKKAWGSRRQMPVVQPKSFRQLWEERQQ; from the coding sequence ATGAGCACCAAGCCAATCACATATACTGACTTTGTTAGGTCTACTGAAAAAGTTGCATTCGATCGGGAGCATCGTAAAAAGATAAACTACAATATCTCAAAATACGATGCTGCTGTTAAAAATGGAAAAAGGCAGTTTAGTAACCTTGACCTGGCAAAAAAGAAAGCTGCCGTTATAAAATACAAGGTTATCAATGAACTTGACCGTTACCTTGTTGAGTTCGAAAAGAATTTTGAAGAAAGAGGTGGAAAAGTAATTTGGGCACTCGATGCAGAAACTGCTGTAAAAGAAGTGCTGAATATTGCCAAGAAGCACAAAACCAAAATGGTGGTCAAATCGAAAAGCATGGTCACCGAAGAAATTGAGTTGAACAAACATCTCGCGAAGAATAAGATAGAAGTTGTTGAAACCGATTTAGGTGAATTCATTGTTCAGCAATTAGGGCAGGCGCCATATCATATTGTGACCCCAGCCATGCATCTGTCAAAGGAAGATGTAGCCAAACTTTTTCATGAAAAGTTTGAAATGCCTGAAAACAGCAGTCCTGAGCAAATAACTCATTTTGTAAGAAAGCTTTTGAGGGAGAAATTTAGCCAGGCTGAGATTGGAATTACCGGCGCTAATTTCCTGATTGCTGATACCGGCTCCATTGCAGTTAATGAAAATGAAGGCAATGGCATGATGACAATGTCAGGACCCAAAATTCATATAGCAATTACAGGAATTGAAAAAGTAATCCCATCAATAACTGATCTTGACTTATTTTGGCCATTGCTCTCAACCCATGGAACTGGTCAGCGGCTAAGCGCTTATTGCTCTGTTATCAATGGGCCACGACAGCAAAATGAAGCAGATGGCCCGGAGGCTATGTATGTAATTTTAATTGATAACGGGCGAACCAATTTATTGGCTCAACCCAACCAGCGTCGTGCCTTGACCTGCATTCGTTGTGGTGCTTGCCTTAACGCCTGTCCTGTTTACAAAAATATTGGCGGGCATGCTTATGGAACCACTTACAGTGGTCCGATAGGCGCCGTTATTGCACCCTACATGCTTGATTTTGAAAAATTCAAACATTTAAGTTTTGCTTCATCACTATGTGGTAATTGTACAGAAGTGTGCCCCGTGAATATCAACCTGCATGAGCTGTTGCTGCACAACCGGAATGATTCAGTTAAACGCAACACCAGTACATTCTATGATAAAATCAGCATGTTGGTGATGAAAAGATTTATGATGAAAAGAAGCAGAATAGATGGTGCAAGCGCAGGTTTTAAAAACAAAATTCTAAGAAGATTCTTCAAAAAGGCCTGGGGTAGCAGAAGGCAAATGCCTGTAGTACAACCCAAATCGTTCCGTCAACTTTGGGAAGAGCGCCAGCAGTAA
- a CDS encoding glutamate--tRNA ligase → MKLPETRVRFAPSPTGPLHIGGVRTALYNYLLARKNNGKMILRIEDTDQGRFVPGAEEYIIESLSWCGIEFDEGVHVGGPYAPYRQSERKEFYVKYINQLLETGHAYYAFDTPEELDARRKEAETLKYPPFQYDVVTRNKLRNSLVLNEEEVKQLIANQTPYVVRIRIPENETIVLQDTIRGTVEVESNLLDDKVLFKSDGMPTYHLANVVDDYLMKITHVIRGEEWLPSAPLHVLLYRAFGWESVMPEFAHLPLLLKPDGKGKLSKRDGDRLGFPVFPLQWNDPASGEISSGYRESGYLPDAFINMLAMLGWNPGTTQEIFTMQELIDAFSLDRVSKSGAKFDADKAKWFNHQYLQNQPATDLAKLLLPYLTQKGIEVDESRIAQIISLIKERANLIPELWDQMAFFFFRPETYDEQLIKKRWKPETSGSLMEITSLLESTNKKKAEELSSQIKGYIEDNQLNMGVIMLPLRIALVGSAMGPDLFEIMEILGKDETILRIKSAIKKTDSTISTK, encoded by the coding sequence ATGAAATTACCCGAAACCCGCGTCAGGTTCGCACCAAGTCCAACAGGACCTTTACATATCGGAGGTGTAAGAACCGCCCTTTACAACTATCTGCTTGCCAGAAAAAATAATGGTAAAATGATTCTGCGTATTGAAGATACTGACCAGGGGCGTTTTGTTCCCGGAGCCGAAGAATATATCATTGAGTCGTTGTCCTGGTGTGGTATTGAATTCGATGAGGGTGTGCATGTAGGAGGCCCGTATGCTCCTTACCGTCAGAGCGAACGCAAGGAATTTTATGTGAAATATATAAATCAATTGCTTGAAACCGGGCATGCATACTATGCTTTTGATACACCCGAAGAACTGGATGCCAGAAGAAAAGAAGCGGAAACACTGAAATATCCACCATTTCAATATGATGTGGTAACGCGCAATAAACTCAGGAATTCATTGGTATTGAATGAGGAAGAAGTAAAGCAACTGATTGCCAATCAGACTCCTTATGTTGTCAGGATCAGGATTCCCGAAAATGAAACCATTGTTTTGCAGGATACCATAAGAGGTACCGTGGAGGTTGAAAGCAACTTACTGGACGATAAGGTTTTGTTTAAATCTGATGGGATGCCTACCTACCATCTGGCCAATGTTGTTGATGATTATCTGATGAAAATCACCCACGTAATCCGTGGTGAAGAATGGTTGCCATCCGCCCCGCTGCATGTGCTCCTTTACCGTGCTTTTGGATGGGAATCCGTTATGCCGGAATTTGCACATTTGCCTTTGTTGCTTAAACCCGATGGTAAAGGAAAACTAAGTAAAAGAGACGGCGACAGGCTTGGGTTTCCGGTTTTCCCCTTACAATGGAATGACCCGGCAAGTGGAGAAATTTCATCAGGCTACAGGGAATCAGGTTACTTGCCGGATGCTTTCATTAATATGCTTGCCATGCTTGGCTGGAATCCCGGAACTACTCAGGAAATTTTCACAATGCAGGAACTGATAGATGCTTTTTCGTTGGATCGTGTAAGCAAATCAGGCGCTAAGTTCGACGCGGACAAAGCCAAATGGTTTAACCACCAGTATCTTCAGAACCAACCAGCAACTGATCTTGCCAAACTGCTTCTCCCGTATCTCACTCAAAAAGGAATTGAAGTTGACGAAAGCAGGATCGCACAGATTATTTCGCTTATAAAAGAGCGCGCAAATCTCATTCCTGAACTTTGGGATCAAATGGCGTTTTTCTTTTTCCGACCCGAAACATACGATGAACAACTTATCAAAAAACGTTGGAAACCAGAAACTTCCGGATCACTGATGGAAATCACATCTTTACTCGAAAGCACAAATAAAAAAAAGGCAGAGGAATTATCCTCGCAAATTAAAGGTTACATTGAAGATAATCAACTTAATATGGGAGTTATTATGCTTCCTTTGCGTATTGCGTTGGTTGGTTCGGCAATGGGACCGGATTTGTTTGAGATCATGGAAATACTTGGAAAGGATGAAACCATACTTCGCATAAAATCAGCCATAAAAAAAACAGATTCTACAATTAGTACCAAATAG
- a CDS encoding adenylate/guanylate cyclase domain-containing protein — protein sequence MRNKGIPRYHVLRIYLFSILIYFMLILPVLMVMSLKMAPKLFEARDNVMKRISKESDTLNQGNVARLAELERNLIELGSLPLQMRDDAIIQMERERDSLIKVVSPGSRVEVTTDSTDSPFSTTAVIIFRFVILFTLVAGLIANAPLKRYFNKKRRRKPIPEKLSKYCKRILLFTPYINAGILLVGYFILHGYMFYVLKTGKGFEDAISRDLFLQFFYVSLIAYLLIVLFVFFWQKHRVHIIYLEHVFAEKELYSRLKYLRKGRISNRLWISSGMTTLLPLVIVMLYIILALTPIRDLGTITAEHQQILLGPYHSMVETGQETMERMWYINAFDNLLMFSGISMGIIVALIYIMFFVRWTTAGILSPVKELLYNMRWTGEGHVNNYTVVRTNDEIGELSEGYNNMTSRLMEYIDRISGMNEAYVRFVPRQFLQFLGKDNFTDIKLGDQVQKEMTILFSDIRSFTDLSEEMTPKENFDFINHYLGLMEPVIRKNNGFIDKYIGDSIMALFGESVDDAINAAVEMRMKLVSFNDERRGMGKKEISIGIGIHAGNLMLGIVGSEGRMEGTVISDAVNLASRLEGLTKIYGASIIISEDALIKLKNPLHFQYRFLDIARVKGKRDSVYIFEVLNGDDENIKKLKWETRNEFGKAVDLYRNQKFEQATELFQDILKKNPADMVARLYTERCQETLLKGLPKDWSGVDMREN from the coding sequence ATGCGAAACAAAGGAATTCCTAGGTACCATGTTTTAAGGATTTACCTCTTTTCTATCCTGATATATTTCATGTTGATTTTGCCTGTGTTGATGGTGATGTCATTAAAAATGGCTCCTAAGCTATTTGAAGCCCGCGATAATGTAATGAAAAGAATATCAAAGGAATCGGACACACTGAACCAGGGAAATGTGGCCCGTTTGGCAGAGCTGGAAAGAAATCTCATTGAATTAGGTTCCCTTCCATTGCAAATGCGGGATGACGCAATAATACAAATGGAGAGAGAGCGGGATTCATTAATCAAAGTGGTAAGTCCGGGAAGCAGGGTAGAAGTGACTACCGATAGCACTGATTCGCCTTTTTCGACGACTGCTGTCATAATTTTCAGATTTGTTATACTGTTTACACTTGTGGCAGGATTAATTGCGAATGCCCCGCTAAAAAGATATTTCAATAAAAAGCGAAGGCGCAAACCAATCCCCGAAAAACTTAGTAAATACTGCAAAAGGATCTTGCTATTCACCCCATATATCAATGCCGGGATTTTGCTAGTTGGCTATTTTATCCTTCATGGATATATGTTTTATGTCCTGAAAACCGGGAAGGGTTTTGAAGATGCTATCAGCCGCGACCTTTTCCTGCAGTTCTTTTACGTTTCACTCATCGCCTACCTGCTGATTGTTTTATTTGTGTTTTTCTGGCAGAAACACAGGGTTCACATAATATACCTTGAACATGTTTTCGCCGAAAAAGAATTGTATTCGAGGCTAAAATACCTGCGCAAAGGCCGGATCAGCAACCGCTTATGGATATCAAGCGGAATGACAACATTGCTTCCATTGGTCATTGTGATGCTCTATATAATTTTGGCTCTTACACCAATCCGGGATCTGGGTACAATAACCGCAGAACATCAACAAATTTTACTGGGTCCATACCATTCGATGGTCGAGACTGGTCAGGAAACTATGGAGCGCATGTGGTATATCAATGCATTCGACAATTTACTGATGTTTAGCGGCATATCAATGGGCATTATCGTTGCACTGATTTACATTATGTTTTTTGTGCGCTGGACAACAGCAGGAATTCTCAGCCCGGTGAAGGAACTGCTTTACAACATGCGCTGGACAGGAGAGGGGCATGTAAATAATTATACCGTTGTGCGAACCAATGATGAAATTGGCGAATTAAGCGAAGGTTATAACAACATGACTTCACGTTTGATGGAATACATTGACAGGATTTCGGGAATGAATGAAGCGTATGTTCGGTTTGTTCCTCGTCAATTCCTGCAATTCCTGGGTAAGGATAACTTCACTGATATTAAGCTAGGCGATCAGGTTCAGAAAGAAATGACCATTTTATTTTCCGATATCAGGTCATTTACTGATTTATCAGAAGAGATGACTCCTAAAGAAAATTTTGATTTCATCAATCATTATCTGGGTTTAATGGAGCCGGTGATCAGGAAAAACAATGGGTTTATTGATAAATACATTGGCGATTCAATTATGGCGCTGTTCGGCGAAAGCGTTGATGATGCTATTAACGCTGCCGTTGAAATGCGGATGAAGCTTGTTAGCTTCAACGACGAGAGGCGGGGGATGGGTAAGAAAGAAATCAGTATAGGAATTGGTATTCATGCCGGGAACCTGATGCTTGGCATAGTTGGGAGCGAAGGGAGAATGGAGGGCACGGTTATCAGTGATGCCGTCAACCTTGCATCGAGGCTTGAAGGACTGACAAAAATTTACGGAGCTTCTATTATTATCAGCGAAGATGCCCTGATTAAACTTAAAAACCCTTTGCATTTTCAATATCGCTTCCTTGATATTGCAAGGGTAAAAGGGAAACGCGATTCCGTTTATATTTTTGAGGTTCTCAATGGCGATGATGAGAACATTAAAAAACTTAAGTGGGAAACCCGGAATGAATTCGGAAAAGCGGTTGATCTTTACCGGAATCAGAAATTTGAACAAGCCACTGAACTTTTTCAGGATATTCTGAAAAAAAATCCAGCCGACATGGTTGCCCGGCTATATACTGAGCGTTGCCAGGAAACACTTTTAAAGGGCTTACCGAAAGACTGGTCGGGTGTTGATATGAGGGAAAATTAA
- the rpiB gene encoding ribose 5-phosphate isomerase B — protein sequence MQTKELALGCDHAGFKLKEALINYLKEKKIEFEDYGTFSEESVDYPDFAHSVADAVNSGVSERGILICGSGNGVNMTANKYPNVRAALCWNTEIARLARMHNNANIISFPGRFIDKEEALKALDAFLNTDFDGGRHAIRVQKIPCK from the coding sequence ATGCAAACAAAAGAGTTGGCATTAGGATGTGATCATGCCGGATTCAAATTAAAAGAAGCGCTTATTAATTATTTGAAGGAGAAGAAAATTGAATTTGAAGATTACGGAACCTTTTCTGAAGAGAGTGTTGATTATCCTGATTTTGCACATTCAGTTGCAGATGCGGTTAATAGTGGCGTTTCAGAAAGAGGAATTTTAATTTGTGGAAGTGGAAATGGTGTAAACATGACAGCCAATAAATATCCAAATGTAAGAGCTGCTTTATGTTGGAATACTGAAATAGCAAGGCTTGCACGCATGCATAATAACGCTAATATTATCTCATTTCCAGGACGGTTCATTGATAAAGAAGAAGCCTTAAAGGCTCTTGATGCTTTTCTTAATACTGACTTTGATGGAGGCAGGCATGCAATAAGAGTTCAAAAAATACCATGTAAATAG
- the ybeY gene encoding rRNA maturation RNase YbeY, with translation MILFHSNSHNFTVKNKALIKAWLKRVAESEGRSIGQIDIIFCSDEELLEMNKKHLNHDYFTDIITFDYSDRQGIISGDLYISTDRVSDNARKFDISDEIELRRVMVHGILHLVGFNDRTDEEISLIREKEELYLSLYP, from the coding sequence ATGATATTATTTCACTCAAATTCCCACAATTTTACAGTTAAAAATAAGGCCTTGATCAAAGCATGGCTTAAAAGAGTTGCTGAGAGCGAAGGTAGAAGTATTGGACAAATTGATATTATTTTCTGTTCAGATGAAGAATTGTTGGAGATGAACAAAAAACACCTGAACCACGATTATTTTACGGACATTATTACCTTTGATTATTCTGATAGACAGGGAATTATATCAGGCGATCTATATATTAGTACCGACAGAGTATCAGATAACGCCAGGAAGTTTGATATCTCTGATGAGATAGAGCTTAGACGAGTCATGGTTCATGGCATTTTACATCTTGTTGGATTCAATGATCGCACGGATGAAGAAATCTCGCTGATACGGGAAAAGGAAGAACTTTACCTGTCGCTTTATCCTTGA
- a CDS encoding toxin-antitoxin system YwqK family antitoxin translates to MKSLIKILVVVISQMSWMTTFSQEAFNPDGYNIFYHTNGNISSEGTMRNGKPDGYWKTYHENGIIKSEGNRVDFELDSVWTFYDETGDISLEISYKAGVKDGIRKTYRVDEIIVERFVKDVKTGLTEHFFTDGALMRTIPFENGLEQGNGFEYDHEGNIITLIEYRRGFIINRESINRHDHNGLKQGRWKYFYDDGALQMEGTFRNGKRDGFFKTYDRNGNLLDLKKFVNDEEIIDAPEIFRLEVVTEYYETGVISRVTTYRNNLPEGVSREYAEDGSISEAIVYAAGNVIGKGIIDEEGNKEGDWEDYYIDGSLRAQGTYKNNKKTGEWIYYHENGTLEQKGTYDDEGKPVGEWVWYYDNGNLWREELFINGLQDGLVTEFDPFGKIISEGEYFEGLEEGKWIYNFENHKIEGSYSSGRRNGVWKHYYSNGQLSFEGQFIDDNPNGKHIYYWEDGNKKDEEEYIMGRKEGDWIRYNEDGTPLLVITYSNNREVKYDGVKIKPEFDE, encoded by the coding sequence ATGAAAAGCCTGATTAAAATATTGGTAGTCGTTATTTCTCAGATGAGTTGGATGACTACATTTTCCCAGGAAGCATTCAACCCCGATGGTTACAATATTTTTTATCATACCAACGGAAATATTTCCAGCGAAGGTACAATGAGAAATGGAAAGCCCGATGGGTATTGGAAAACTTACCATGAAAACGGCATCATCAAATCGGAAGGCAACAGAGTTGATTTCGAATTAGATAGTGTTTGGACTTTTTATGATGAAACTGGCGATATTAGTTTAGAAATCAGCTATAAAGCTGGTGTTAAAGACGGAATCAGAAAAACTTACCGCGTGGATGAAATCATTGTGGAGCGTTTCGTTAAAGATGTAAAAACGGGACTTACTGAACACTTTTTTACTGATGGTGCATTAATGCGAACCATCCCGTTTGAAAACGGACTTGAGCAAGGGAATGGGTTTGAATACGACCATGAAGGCAACATCATTACTTTAATTGAATACCGTCGGGGCTTTATAATAAACCGGGAAAGTATTAACCGTCATGATCATAACGGATTAAAACAGGGGAGGTGGAAATATTTTTACGATGATGGAGCATTGCAAATGGAAGGAACATTCCGAAACGGAAAAAGAGACGGTTTCTTTAAAACTTACGATCGCAATGGAAATCTGCTTGATCTTAAAAAGTTTGTTAATGATGAGGAAATTATTGATGCTCCTGAAATTTTCCGCCTTGAAGTCGTAACGGAATATTATGAAACTGGTGTTATAAGCCGGGTAACAACTTATCGTAATAATTTACCTGAAGGCGTAAGCAGGGAATATGCCGAAGACGGATCAATTTCAGAAGCTATCGTATATGCCGCTGGTAACGTGATCGGCAAAGGGATCATTGATGAAGAAGGAAACAAAGAAGGTGATTGGGAAGATTATTACATTGACGGTAGCTTAAGAGCACAAGGCACTTACAAGAATAATAAGAAAACCGGAGAATGGATTTATTATCATGAGAATGGTACACTTGAGCAAAAGGGGACTTATGATGATGAAGGTAAGCCTGTTGGAGAGTGGGTTTGGTATTATGATAATGGAAATCTTTGGAGGGAAGAATTATTTATCAACGGATTACAGGATGGCCTTGTAACAGAGTTTGACCCTTTTGGAAAAATTATTTCAGAAGGCGAATATTTTGAGGGCCTCGAAGAAGGCAAATGGATTTATAATTTTGAGAACCACAAAATTGAAGGTTCATACAGTTCGGGTCGAAGAAATGGAGTTTGGAAACATTATTACAGTAACGGCCAGTTAAGTTTTGAAGGACAGTTTATTGATGACAATCCAAATGGAAAGCATATTTACTACTGGGAAGACGGAAATAAGAAAGACGAAGAAGAATACATCATGGGCCGTAAGGAAGGTGATTGGATCCGCTACAATGAAGACGGCACACCCTTGCTTGTTATCACTTACAGTAATAACAGGGAAGTAAAGTATGATGGGGTAAAAATTAAACCAGAATTCGATGAATGA
- a CDS encoding DUF554 domain-containing protein produces the protein MLGTFVNVAAVIAGSLLGLLLKTRLPEKITSIVFQGIGLVTIFFGVAMAFRSQNWVILILSVVSGAIIGQLLNLDERLNKVGEWLKNKLKINNIRFTEGLITAFLLFCMGSLTVLGALEEGMNQNPELLLAKSVMDGFSSIALSAAMGIGVMFSVIPLLIYQGGITLFAGSLQNVLSEPLIMEITAAGGIILLGMGINILEIKRIQILNLLPALLMAVVMYYLVNLI, from the coding sequence ATGCTGGGAACCTTTGTTAATGTTGCTGCGGTTATTGCAGGAAGTCTGCTAGGTTTGCTGCTTAAAACACGATTGCCTGAAAAGATTACTAGCATTGTATTTCAGGGCATTGGGTTGGTAACCATTTTCTTTGGAGTGGCTATGGCATTCCGGTCGCAGAACTGGGTGATATTAATTTTGTCAGTAGTTTCTGGAGCCATCATCGGCCAATTGCTCAACCTTGATGAACGCCTGAATAAGGTAGGGGAGTGGCTGAAAAATAAACTAAAAATCAATAATATAAGGTTCACTGAAGGGCTGATAACCGCCTTTCTTCTTTTCTGCATGGGAAGCCTTACCGTGCTTGGCGCCCTTGAAGAAGGTATGAACCAAAACCCGGAATTGCTGCTTGCCAAATCGGTGATGGATGGATTCTCATCCATCGCGCTTTCGGCGGCTATGGGAATTGGTGTGATGTTTTCTGTGATTCCATTGCTGATTTACCAGGGTGGAATAACATTATTTGCCGGCTCATTACAAAATGTACTTTCCGAACCTTTAATCATGGAGATCACAGCCGCCGGTGGAATCATCTTACTAGGCATGGGTATCAATATTCTTGAAATCAAACGAATCCAGATATTAAACCTGTTGCCGGCATTGCTGATGGCGGTGGTGATGTATTATCTGGTAAACTTGATTTAA
- the rnr gene encoding ribonuclease R — protein sequence MNKKKTTRKINPVSKNTFINSVQAVFTDHPYRALNFRQVSSHLGLSDKASKELVKQILDSLSKKEIIVELNRGKYQLNQEKMMELIPQNFVTGSVDMKQTGKAYIITPDLDEDVFIAYNNTGRALHGDKVKVHLFPKRKGRKIEGQIVEIVSRARINFVGTMNISGKMGFLTPDDVTIPVDIMILPENLKGAKNGEKVVVKMTEWPEHAKNPMGEVTEVLGKPGDNEVEMKSILVNHNFPLSFPKAAENEAGKIKETISKEEISSRRDFREVFTVTIDPEDAKDFDDALSLQKVKDDVWEVGVHIADVSHYVKPGSAIDAEGYDRGTSIYLVDRVIPMLPEKLSNMVCSLRPNEEKLCFSAVFLMNEKAVVLEEWFGKTIINSNRRYNYEEVQAMIEGGEGDYKDELLFLNGLAQKLRNERFKGGAINFHSVEVKFKLDENGKPLSTYIKENKEANWLIEEFMLLANRKVAELIGKKKGAAKPKTFVYRVHDEPNPEKLNRFTEFIGKLGYSMKTGSRKSMAQSFNRLFEQISGKGEENMIEAIAIRTMAKAEYSTQNIGHYGLDFRHYTHFTSPIRRYPDLMVHRLLERYLSGKPSVIEEEYEPKCQHSSEMEKRAEQAERDSVKYKQAEFMMDKIGQEFYGLVSGVSKWGIFVEIEGNKCEGMVSLKYMNDDFYYLDEDNYRVVGQRYGQEYKLGDRVKIRVRKVDLQKKQMDFVLV from the coding sequence ATGAATAAGAAAAAAACTACTCGCAAAATTAATCCTGTTTCAAAAAACACTTTTATAAACAGTGTGCAGGCAGTGTTTACCGATCATCCTTATCGCGCCCTCAATTTCAGGCAAGTTTCATCGCATCTTGGGCTAAGCGATAAAGCAAGTAAAGAACTCGTTAAGCAGATTCTGGATAGTTTGAGCAAAAAGGAAATCATTGTTGAGCTGAACCGCGGAAAATACCAGCTCAACCAGGAAAAGATGATGGAGTTAATACCTCAAAACTTTGTGACTGGATCAGTAGATATGAAGCAGACCGGAAAAGCTTATATTATTACTCCCGATCTTGATGAGGACGTTTTTATCGCCTATAACAACACCGGGCGCGCGCTTCATGGTGATAAAGTTAAAGTCCATCTGTTCCCAAAACGCAAGGGTCGTAAAATAGAAGGCCAGATTGTAGAAATCGTTTCCCGTGCAAGGATTAATTTCGTGGGAACCATGAATATAAGTGGAAAAATGGGATTTCTCACTCCCGATGATGTCACTATTCCGGTTGATATTATGATATTGCCCGAAAATCTGAAAGGAGCTAAAAACGGTGAAAAGGTTGTTGTAAAAATGACCGAATGGCCAGAGCATGCCAAAAACCCAATGGGCGAAGTAACCGAAGTGCTTGGCAAGCCAGGCGATAATGAAGTTGAAATGAAATCCATCCTGGTAAATCACAACTTCCCGCTTTCTTTCCCGAAGGCTGCTGAAAATGAAGCAGGAAAAATAAAAGAAACCATCAGTAAAGAAGAAATAAGCAGTCGCAGGGATTTCCGCGAAGTGTTTACGGTTACAATTGATCCTGAAGACGCCAAAGACTTTGATGATGCCCTGTCATTGCAAAAGGTGAAAGATGATGTCTGGGAAGTTGGCGTGCACATTGCTGATGTTTCTCATTATGTGAAACCAGGTTCCGCGATTGATGCCGAAGGTTATGACCGGGGCACCTCTATTTATCTGGTAGATCGTGTGATCCCAATGCTTCCCGAAAAGCTTTCAAATATGGTTTGTTCACTGCGGCCAAATGAAGAAAAGCTCTGTTTTTCAGCAGTTTTTTTAATGAATGAAAAAGCTGTGGTGCTGGAGGAATGGTTCGGAAAAACAATTATCAATTCTAACCGCCGCTACAACTATGAAGAAGTACAGGCAATGATTGAAGGCGGTGAAGGCGATTACAAGGACGAGCTTTTGTTTCTGAACGGACTGGCACAAAAGCTTCGCAATGAACGCTTCAAAGGAGGGGCAATTAATTTTCACTCTGTAGAGGTTAAGTTCAAACTCGATGAGAATGGGAAACCGTTAAGTACTTATATCAAGGAAAACAAAGAAGCCAACTGGCTGATTGAAGAATTCATGCTGCTGGCAAACCGCAAGGTCGCCGAATTGATTGGAAAGAAAAAAGGCGCTGCAAAACCCAAAACTTTTGTGTACCGCGTGCATGATGAACCCAATCCTGAAAAATTAAACCGTTTCACCGAATTTATCGGAAAGCTGGGTTACAGCATGAAGACCGGCTCAAGAAAAAGTATGGCACAATCTTTTAACCGTTTGTTTGAACAAATATCCGGTAAAGGCGAAGAAAACATGATTGAAGCCATCGCTATCCGAACCATGGCCAAAGCCGAATATTCAACTCAAAATATCGGGCATTACGGTTTGGATTTCAGGCATTATACACATTTCACTTCACCAATACGGCGCTATCCCGATCTGATGGTCCACCGCTTGTTAGAACGCTATTTGTCAGGCAAGCCTTCTGTTATCGAGGAAGAATACGAACCAAAATGCCAGCACTCATCTGAAATGGAAAAGAGAGCCGAGCAGGCAGAGCGTGATTCGGTAAAATACAAGCAGGCTGAGTTTATGATGGACAAGATCGGGCAGGAGTTTTATGGACTGGTTTCCGGGGTGAGCAAATGGGGAATTTTCGTAGAAATTGAAGGCAATAAATGTGAAGGAATGGTATCACTCAAATACATGAACGACGATTTCTATTACCTTGATGAAGACAATTACCGCGTGGTTGGCCAACGCTACGGACAGGAATACAAGCTTGGCGACCGGGTAAAAATACGAGTACGAAAAGTGGATCTGCAGAAAAAGCAGATGGACTTTGTACTGGTGTGA